The Desmodus rotundus isolate HL8 chromosome 13, HLdesRot8A.1, whole genome shotgun sequence genome has a window encoding:
- the METTL21C gene encoding protein-lysine methyltransferase METTL21C isoform X3, producing MDPEAQKGDREDNSDKKVVAEIMARCFIPTLVTATSWEGFHFVGHEIRITEAMDCYGAVVWPSALVLCYFLETNVKQYNMIDKNVIEIGAGTGLVSIVASLLGAHVTATDLPELLGNLQYNISRNTKMKCKHLPHVKELSWGIALDKNFPRSSNNFDYILAADVVYAHPFLEELLITFDHLCKETTIILWVMKFRS from the exons ggGACAGAGAAGACAATAGTGACAAGAAAGTGGTTGCAGAGATCATGGCAAGATGTTTTATTCCAACTCTAGTAACAGCCACCTCCTGGGAGGGATTTCATTTTGTTGGTCATGAGATTCGAATAACTGAAGCCATGGATTGTTATGGTGCTGTTGTTTGGCCATCG GCCCTTGTTCTATGctattttctggaaacaaatgtaaaacaGTATAATATGATTGACAAAAATGTGATTGAAATTGGAGCTGGAACAGGGCTAGTCTCTATTGTGGCAAGTTTACTTG GTGCACATGTGACTGCCACAGATTTACCTGAATTACTTGGAAACCTGCAATATAATATTTCCCGAAACACCAAAATGAAATGCAAGCATTTGCCTCACGTTAAAGAACTCTCCTGGGGCATAGCTTTAGACAAGAACTTCCCTAGATCTTCCAACAATTTTGACTACATTCTGGCGGCTGATGTTGTCTATGCTCATCCTTTCCTGGAAGAACTTCTCATTACCTTTGACCATCTGTGCAAAGAAACTACTATCATCCTCTGGGTTATGAAATTcag GTCCTGA
- the METTL21C gene encoding protein-lysine methyltransferase METTL21C isoform X1 → MDPEAQKGDREDNSDKKVVAEIMARCFIPTLVTATSWEGFHFVGHEIRITEAMDCYGAVVWPSALVLCYFLETNVKQYNMIDKNVIEIGAGTGLVSIVASLLGAHVTATDLPELLGNLQYNISRNTKMKCKHLPHVKELSWGIALDKNFPRSSNNFDYILAADVVYAHPFLEELLITFDHLCKETTIILWVMKFRLEKENKFVDKFKELFDLEEISSFPSLNIKLYKAMKKNLSA, encoded by the exons ggGACAGAGAAGACAATAGTGACAAGAAAGTGGTTGCAGAGATCATGGCAAGATGTTTTATTCCAACTCTAGTAACAGCCACCTCCTGGGAGGGATTTCATTTTGTTGGTCATGAGATTCGAATAACTGAAGCCATGGATTGTTATGGTGCTGTTGTTTGGCCATCG GCCCTTGTTCTATGctattttctggaaacaaatgtaaaacaGTATAATATGATTGACAAAAATGTGATTGAAATTGGAGCTGGAACAGGGCTAGTCTCTATTGTGGCAAGTTTACTTG GTGCACATGTGACTGCCACAGATTTACCTGAATTACTTGGAAACCTGCAATATAATATTTCCCGAAACACCAAAATGAAATGCAAGCATTTGCCTCACGTTAAAGAACTCTCCTGGGGCATAGCTTTAGACAAGAACTTCCCTAGATCTTCCAACAATTTTGACTACATTCTGGCGGCTGATGTTGTCTATGCTCATCCTTTCCTGGAAGAACTTCTCATTACCTTTGACCATCTGTGCAAAGAAACTACTATCATCCTCTGGGTTATGAAATTcaggttagaaaaagaaaataaatttgtagatAAATTTAAGGAGTTGTTTGACCTGGAGGAGATTTCTAGTTTCCCTAGCCTGAATATTAAGTTGTATAAAgctatgaaaaaaaatctgagtgcATGA
- the METTL21C gene encoding protein-lysine methyltransferase METTL21C isoform X2 encodes MARCFIPTLVTATSWEGFHFVGHEIRITEAMDCYGAVVWPSALVLCYFLETNVKQYNMIDKNVIEIGAGTGLVSIVASLLGAHVTATDLPELLGNLQYNISRNTKMKCKHLPHVKELSWGIALDKNFPRSSNNFDYILAADVVYAHPFLEELLITFDHLCKETTIILWVMKFRLEKENKFVDKFKELFDLEEISSFPSLNIKLYKAMKKNLSA; translated from the exons ATGGCAAGATGTTTTATTCCAACTCTAGTAACAGCCACCTCCTGGGAGGGATTTCATTTTGTTGGTCATGAGATTCGAATAACTGAAGCCATGGATTGTTATGGTGCTGTTGTTTGGCCATCG GCCCTTGTTCTATGctattttctggaaacaaatgtaaaacaGTATAATATGATTGACAAAAATGTGATTGAAATTGGAGCTGGAACAGGGCTAGTCTCTATTGTGGCAAGTTTACTTG GTGCACATGTGACTGCCACAGATTTACCTGAATTACTTGGAAACCTGCAATATAATATTTCCCGAAACACCAAAATGAAATGCAAGCATTTGCCTCACGTTAAAGAACTCTCCTGGGGCATAGCTTTAGACAAGAACTTCCCTAGATCTTCCAACAATTTTGACTACATTCTGGCGGCTGATGTTGTCTATGCTCATCCTTTCCTGGAAGAACTTCTCATTACCTTTGACCATCTGTGCAAAGAAACTACTATCATCCTCTGGGTTATGAAATTcaggttagaaaaagaaaataaatttgtagatAAATTTAAGGAGTTGTTTGACCTGGAGGAGATTTCTAGTTTCCCTAGCCTGAATATTAAGTTGTATAAAgctatgaaaaaaaatctgagtgcATGA